A window of Panicum virgatum strain AP13 chromosome 8K, P.virgatum_v5, whole genome shotgun sequence contains these coding sequences:
- the LOC120645812 gene encoding uncharacterized protein K02A2.6-like codes for MIGPLAKAPGRFTYVLVALDKFTKWIEYKPVTTQSADRVVEFIYDMLYRFGFPNTIITDLGCIFTSDTFWDFCKRSAIDVKYVSIAQPRANGQVEQANGMILEGLKKRLYEANSKKGGKWISEPPHVIWGLRIQPCKSTG; via the coding sequence ATGATTGGCCCCCTCGCCAAGGCCCCGGGAAGATTCACTTATGTGCTGGTAGCATTAGACAAATTCacaaagtggatcgagtacaagcctgTCACCACTCAAAGTGCAGACAGAGTTGTCGAATTCATCTATGACATGCTATACCGGTTTGGCTTCCCAAACACCATCATTACAGATTTGGGATGCATCTTCACATCAGACACCTTCTGGGACTTCTGCAAGCGAAGCGCCATCGATGTCAAGTATGTCTCCATAGCTCAACCAAGAGCCAATGGACAAGTGGAACAAGCAAATGGCATGATCTTAGAAGGCTTGAAGAAGAGACTTTACGAGGCTAATAGCAAGAAGGGAGGCAAGTGGATCTCTGAACCACCCCATGTTATCTGGGGTCTCAGAATTCAGCCATGCAAGTCAACGGGGTAG